The sequence ATTTCTGCTTTAGCGGCAGCTTATGCTTATGGTCTTACAACTAATCATCCGTTTGTTGATGGCAATAAAAGAACAGCTTATGTCGTTACTCGCAGTTTTCTTATACTGAATGGTTATGACTTAGAAGCCTCTGAGGAAGGAACGTATCAGACTTGGATGGATTTGGCTGCTTCTAGGCTTTCGGAAGAAGAACTAGCAATTTGGATTAGGGAACGAATCTTTCCTTATGGGGGATGAGTTTTGAAAATTTGGGGTTTCATAGTAACTGATCATTTCCACTGTTGAACGAAACCGCGACCAAGGCTTTCCTGTCCGCCGATTTGGATGATGTCGTGATTTTGAATTAAAGTTTGGAAGTCGTTTTGTGATTGTTGTCCAGTTCCGTTGGCTTGGTTGGTGAGTCCCCATGTGAAGTACATGAGGCTATCAGGGGGAATGGCTTCTTCATAGCGGAAACCGCCATCCACAACTTTGTGTTCAT is a genomic window of Cyanobacteria bacterium GSL.Bin1 containing:
- a CDS encoding type II toxin-antitoxin system death-on-curing family toxin, coding for MQSIIWVRYEAVIKIHRHQLTEHGGLDGIRNQALLESALNRPKNLLAYSESPPDISALAAAYAYGLTTNHPFVDGNKRTAYVVTRSFLILNGYDLEASEEGTYQTWMDLAASRLSEEELAIWIRERIFPYGG